Proteins from a single region of Sphaerochaeta globosa str. Buddy:
- a CDS encoding TonB family protein gives MKLRYAFLLGIGVTALLTAFLFLPISFQIQEPIPVAAAKAATISLVDRIAVEHSTKETTPAREEVLKEEPSVPPIPQPENLPIQEQTESHTQTQEPMVQQVEKQAAAEQAEENTPMLIDGYYPVESVTLAPVFDRALLAARIVYPPLAKRQRKEGLVIVRLFIAESGLVERIVVEEDPGYGLAEAAIAAFTSFKTSPALYQDTPVAVTLRYPIRFTLQ, from the coding sequence ATGAAACTGCGCTATGCATTCCTGCTGGGTATTGGAGTAACAGCTTTGTTGACTGCTTTCCTATTCCTCCCAATTTCCTTTCAGATACAAGAACCAATCCCAGTTGCAGCAGCAAAGGCGGCAACGATTTCGCTGGTGGACAGGATTGCTGTTGAGCATTCCACGAAAGAGACAACACCGGCTAGAGAGGAAGTTCTGAAAGAGGAACCATCAGTCCCGCCAATTCCCCAACCAGAGAATCTGCCTATCCAGGAACAAACGGAAAGCCATACTCAAACACAAGAGCCTATGGTTCAGCAGGTTGAGAAGCAAGCAGCAGCAGAACAGGCAGAAGAAAACACACCAATGCTTATCGATGGGTACTATCCTGTTGAGTCAGTTACCCTAGCTCCTGTCTTTGACAGGGCTCTGCTTGCTGCAAGAATAGTATATCCACCTCTAGCGAAGAGACAACGCAAGGAAGGTCTGGTCATAGTCAGGCTTTTCATTGCAGAGAGCGGATTGGTTGAACGAATTGTGGTTGAAGAGGATCCCGGGTACGGCCTGGCTGAAGCTGCCATAGCAGCGTTCACCTCATTCAAGACTTCTCCTGCTTTGTACCAGGATACTCCGGTAGCGGTAACCTTACGCTATCCAATTCGTTTCACGCTGCAATAA
- a CDS encoding ExbD/TolR family protein produces the protein MRKKRPTPPSALTDIAFLLLLFFLIMAITSFQTPVPLDPAQTQGQVIDLANIPTLFIAKNGEVYQQGKRITLDMLEKKSVYALLADKATAYGALHPIIEELKAIGVETVHLLVEEQE, from the coding sequence ATGAGGAAGAAGCGACCTACCCCACCCTCCGCCCTTACCGATATTGCCTTTCTCTTGCTGCTTTTCTTCCTCATTATGGCAATAACCTCGTTTCAGACTCCTGTACCCCTCGATCCAGCCCAAACACAGGGACAGGTCATTGACCTTGCGAACATCCCTACCTTGTTCATTGCAAAGAATGGGGAGGTCTATCAGCAAGGCAAGCGTATCACGTTGGACATGCTTGAAAAAAAATCTGTATATGCCCTGCTTGCTGACAAGGCAACGGCGTATGGAGCGCTTCATCCGATCATTGAAGAGCTGAAAGCAATAGGTGTGGAGACAGTGCACCTTTTGGTGGAGGAGCAAGAATGA
- a CDS encoding biopolymer transporter ExbD: MRKRKELGQSSDIAFLLIIFFLLLSGVAASHSLELNMSSSAILIGEAQDPLELTLKHDGTLLFQDRVLQNAELTPFLNQEPHLSLAIEAKTDWQTVVSLMSLLEQYPLSSLSLEVMP; the protein is encoded by the coding sequence ATGCGAAAACGAAAAGAGTTAGGCCAAAGCAGCGACATTGCTTTCCTTCTCATTATCTTCTTTCTCCTGCTCTCAGGAGTTGCGGCCTCGCACAGCCTGGAACTGAACATGAGCAGCAGTGCAATTCTTATCGGTGAAGCCCAAGATCCCCTAGAGCTAACGCTCAAACACGATGGAACACTTCTCTTCCAGGATAGAGTTCTACAGAATGCTGAATTGACTCCTTTCCTCAACCAGGAACCTCACCTAAGCCTTGCCATCGAAGCCAAGACCGATTGGCAGACGGTTGTTTCGCTTATGTCACTGCTTGAGCAGTATCCACTCAGCTCGCTGAGCCTAGAGGTAATGCCATGA
- a CDS encoding MotA/TolQ/ExbB proton channel family protein, whose translation MKTTTNLISIMQQGGAVMWPLYALLVITVVLSIERTITLILLVRKQEPVIKAKVEKPLSILDLIAMIAPVLGFLGTVTGMITAFRSVSQASSVQLQVVAAGLYEALFTTAFGLIISIVATIASFALDFAIEALCENEKS comes from the coding sequence ATGAAAACTACCACCAACCTCATCTCGATCATGCAACAAGGAGGAGCGGTCATGTGGCCGCTCTATGCCCTTTTGGTTATCACCGTCGTGCTTAGTATTGAGAGGACCATCACGTTGATACTCCTCGTCAGGAAGCAAGAACCTGTGATAAAAGCGAAGGTTGAAAAACCGTTGAGCATTCTCGACCTCATCGCCATGATCGCCCCGGTCCTCGGATTCCTGGGAACCGTCACCGGGATGATCACGGCGTTCAGGTCGGTATCACAAGCTTCCTCAGTCCAGCTGCAAGTCGTTGCAGCAGGACTGTATGAAGCCCTCTTCACCACTGCCTTCGGTCTGATCATATCCATTGTGGCAACCATCGCAAGCTTCGCCCTCGACTTTGCCATTGAGGCTCTATGCGAAAACGAAAAGAGTTAG
- a CDS encoding TonB-dependent receptor plug domain-containing protein produces the protein MKKRGIFSVLLLALSTLFAAQANTDLGTAYELVIAENSLAEAETNTASSVSVITEQQIGTYNAQSTAELVGKAIGVSFNSVGSLGSLQSVVIRGATSSKNLIYLDGVLLSSAHDGTVDLSSIPISIIDRIEVVKSGPGNLGRTNAIGGMVNIITKRGQQSETPFSLTIENGSFLPLSYGTSNTHHWLSLLDSQKLDLTYTNDGLLASVGGLTAQNAYTYNDSAALRDNAQVYEAHGAVNFTSNLSDKLQFTTQNLVTYKNLGVPGNLAFGLTPDDYQNDLVASTSNTIELSEVSSTLETLTAYLHYAYGQTFYHDADYQDSTHSKHKASAQLKGIWNLGQSYTLNTDLLYSLDYVDSTDVGQNTRHTISTSANGSIYLLDGTLSLHPSLNVAYLSDLRTLSPNASLGAIYTPMKDLDLKATISYAENVPSFSQLYWPFMGNPNLKTEKGLNGELGLSGTLDNLSYESTLFGRNIFNDIGYDSSWIPQNIAHSVYLGTEQTLSMELSKLINFQVSYLYNKSYDISGGKTFSDNVEVANIRKHTAKGSLFFKLNRFESVFSAEYLGRTSSLESAFLLNVSMNMQITETVSAYLALDNLLNTEYELSSGYPMPGTKIRIGGKLLF, from the coding sequence ATGAAGAAGCGCGGAATCTTCTCTGTCCTATTGCTCGCCCTTTCGACACTCTTTGCAGCACAAGCAAACACCGACCTTGGAACAGCCTATGAACTGGTCATAGCTGAAAACTCACTTGCAGAAGCTGAAACCAACACAGCCTCTTCCGTTTCTGTCATCACCGAACAGCAGATCGGCACCTACAACGCCCAGAGCACTGCCGAGCTTGTAGGAAAAGCAATCGGAGTATCCTTCAACTCCGTAGGCAGTCTTGGTTCACTGCAGTCAGTGGTAATCAGGGGAGCTACCTCCTCCAAGAACCTCATCTACCTTGACGGAGTACTGCTCTCCTCAGCCCATGACGGGACTGTTGACCTCTCCAGCATCCCCATCTCGATCATCGATCGCATCGAAGTCGTAAAAAGCGGACCAGGTAATCTGGGAAGAACCAACGCCATCGGGGGCATGGTGAACATCATAACCAAGAGAGGGCAGCAAAGTGAAACGCCCTTCTCCCTTACCATCGAGAACGGGTCCTTCCTTCCTCTTTCCTATGGCACGAGTAATACTCATCACTGGCTCTCCCTGCTGGACAGCCAGAAACTCGACCTCACCTACACCAACGACGGTCTGCTTGCCTCAGTCGGCGGCCTTACAGCACAGAATGCCTACACCTACAACGATAGTGCTGCACTCAGGGACAATGCGCAGGTCTATGAGGCACATGGTGCGGTGAACTTCACCAGCAACCTATCTGACAAGCTGCAGTTCACCACCCAGAATCTGGTTACCTACAAGAACCTCGGAGTTCCAGGCAACCTCGCTTTCGGCCTTACACCCGATGATTATCAGAATGACCTGGTTGCAAGCACCAGCAATACCATCGAACTCTCAGAAGTAAGCTCAACGTTGGAAACACTCACTGCCTACCTGCACTATGCCTACGGCCAAACCTTCTACCACGATGCCGACTACCAAGACAGCACTCACAGTAAACATAAAGCATCTGCACAATTGAAAGGTATCTGGAACCTTGGCCAGTCCTATACGCTGAATACAGACCTGCTCTACAGTCTCGATTACGTAGACAGCACCGATGTAGGACAGAATACGCGTCATACCATCTCAACCTCTGCAAATGGCAGCATTTACCTGCTGGATGGAACACTCTCCCTGCATCCCAGTTTGAATGTTGCCTACCTCAGCGACCTGAGAACCCTCTCGCCCAATGCTTCGCTGGGTGCCATCTATACTCCGATGAAAGATCTCGACCTGAAGGCCACGATCAGCTATGCAGAGAACGTTCCCTCCTTCTCCCAGCTCTACTGGCCGTTCATGGGCAACCCGAACCTCAAGACGGAGAAGGGTCTGAATGGAGAACTTGGCCTCTCCGGTACCTTGGATAATCTTTCCTATGAAAGTACCTTGTTTGGCAGGAACATCTTTAACGACATCGGCTACGACTCCTCCTGGATTCCCCAGAATATTGCCCATAGCGTGTACCTGGGAACGGAACAGACCTTGTCCATGGAACTGTCCAAGCTCATCAACTTCCAGGTCAGCTACCTCTACAACAAGAGCTACGACATCTCAGGAGGCAAGACGTTCTCAGACAATGTCGAGGTTGCAAACATCAGAAAGCACACAGCAAAAGGCTCATTATTCTTCAAGCTGAACCGCTTTGAGTCTGTATTCAGTGCCGAGTACTTGGGCAGGACCAGCTCACTAGAGAGTGCATTCCTACTCAATGTCAGCATGAACATGCAGATTACCGAAACAGTGAGCGCATACCTTGCCTTGGACAACCTGCTGAATACCGAGTACGAGCTCTCATCAGGGTACCCGATGCCGGGGACCAAGATCCGCATCGGCGGAAAGCTCCTTTTCTAG
- a CDS encoding RNA-binding domain-containing protein produces the protein MASIENINIEFKEFENDTNKIPDSVCKTLVAFLNTEGGDLFIGIRNDGSVCGVKDADDASNRLSSIIHDSILPDASPFISIRTVEMDAKNIVKASVAVGTGRPYYLAKFGLKPGGVYTRLGNACVPMNESGIRNLMLETSGTSFEESRSFEQNLTFTVMKNEMSMRQLAFEQAQMETLKMVGTDKLFTNLAMLLSDQCTYTCKVAVFQGRDNATFRDRREFSGSILKQLNDVYEYLNNNNKTKASFTGLLREDTLDYPQDAIREALLNCLIHRDYLFCAGIIINVYDDHMEFISLGGLVRGLSMEAIQLGVSQSRNPNLAAIFYRLRLVESYGTGIRKIIRLYEDCPRKPVFRAVEGAFSCILPNRNEIVHYSQKQERIESTVGESIDSEKQSIMLLARQKGFISRKEVENLVGLKTTKAFRLLKELCDEGQLTQQVSGKFTRYIPLPLS, from the coding sequence ATGGCAAGTATTGAAAATATCAATATCGAGTTCAAAGAATTTGAAAATGACACCAATAAGATTCCGGATTCAGTATGCAAGACATTGGTTGCTTTTTTGAACACCGAAGGAGGAGATCTATTTATAGGAATCCGTAATGACGGCAGTGTCTGTGGTGTTAAGGATGCTGATGATGCCTCCAATCGACTCTCCAGCATAATTCATGATTCAATCCTACCCGATGCCTCCCCCTTTATTTCAATCAGGACTGTTGAGATGGATGCAAAAAATATCGTCAAGGCTTCAGTAGCAGTTGGAACTGGACGACCCTACTACTTGGCAAAATTCGGACTAAAGCCAGGTGGAGTCTACACCCGGCTTGGCAATGCATGTGTCCCGATGAATGAGTCAGGGATTCGAAATCTTATGTTGGAAACGTCTGGAACATCATTTGAGGAGAGTAGAAGTTTCGAGCAAAACCTGACATTTACTGTAATGAAAAACGAAATGAGTATGCGACAACTCGCATTTGAACAAGCACAAATGGAAACGCTCAAGATGGTTGGTACCGATAAACTTTTCACCAATCTCGCAATGCTGCTTTCAGACCAATGCACCTATACCTGCAAAGTTGCTGTGTTCCAAGGTCGTGATAATGCAACCTTTCGGGATAGGAGAGAATTTTCCGGTTCGATTTTGAAACAACTGAATGATGTATATGAATACCTCAACAACAATAATAAAACAAAAGCAAGCTTCACCGGACTCTTGAGAGAAGACACACTAGATTACCCCCAAGATGCCATCCGTGAAGCATTGTTGAACTGTCTCATCCATCGCGACTATCTCTTCTGTGCAGGCATCATCATCAATGTATATGACGACCATATGGAGTTCATATCTCTTGGTGGTTTAGTGAGGGGACTCTCCATGGAAGCCATACAATTGGGTGTATCCCAATCGAGAAATCCCAACCTAGCGGCTATCTTCTATCGCTTACGGCTGGTAGAAAGTTATGGAACAGGCATACGAAAGATTATACGCCTGTATGAAGATTGCCCAAGGAAACCAGTTTTTAGAGCTGTGGAGGGAGCTTTCTCCTGCATCCTTCCAAACAGAAACGAAATTGTTCACTATTCCCAGAAGCAAGAACGAATCGAGAGTACGGTTGGAGAGTCTATAGATTCTGAAAAGCAATCCATCATGCTTCTTGCAAGACAAAAGGGATTCATCTCAAGGAAGGAGGTTGAGAACCTCGTTGGGTTAAAAACTACAAAAGCCTTCCGTTTACTCAAGGAATTGTGTGATGAAGGACAGCTGACCCAACAAGTAAGCGGTAAGTTTACACGTTACATCCCGCTACCCCTGTCTTGA
- a CDS encoding iron-containing alcohol dehydrogenase: MLHGCDESIEKSGGCVIDSAKAIAFGVKLPSSEDVWHNSYMKAEYSIREALSLGVVLTIPSAGSESSLGSVITDAEHGFMRAVNNGTIVSKFVVIDPHTSSAL; the protein is encoded by the coding sequence TTGCTCCATGGTTGTGACGAATCCATTGAGAAAAGCGGTGGATGTGTAATTGATTCTGCAAAAGCGATTGCTTTTGGTGTGAAGCTGCCATCTTCAGAGGATGTCTGGCACAACTCTTATATGAAGGCTGAGTATTCCATCCGTGAAGCCCTGTCGCTTGGGGTAGTCCTGACAATTCCTTCAGCAGGTTCTGAAAGTTCCCTAGGCTCGGTCATTACTGATGCAGAGCATGGGTTTATGCGAGCAGTAAATAACGGAACCATCGTTTCAAAGTTTGTAGTGATCGATCCACACACAAGCTCTGCTTTATGA
- a CDS encoding ABC transporter permease subunit, translated as MWQWEAAASQGFSRYKTLRYIIFPQALRKILVPMLGQFVTCLKDTSFLQVVGISELMMNATISMGKFKYSYQVILLYTLVALA; from the coding sequence TTGTGGCAATGGGAAGCCGCTGCTAGCCAAGGGTTCTCACGGTACAAGACTCTTCGCTATATCATCTTTCCCCAAGCATTGAGAAAAATACTGGTTCCCATGCTCGGCCAGTTTGTAACCTGCCTCAAAGATACTTCTTTTCTGCAAGTAGTCGGGATATCGGAATTAATGATGAATGCAACCATCAGTATGGGAAAATTCAAGTATTCGTATCAGGTCATTCTGCTCTATACCTTGGTTGCCTTGGCATAG
- a CDS encoding nucleotidyltransferase domain-containing protein yields MKSKPDAKELGLRPEILDQLDILFKSYKEIDAVILYGSRAKGTYRPGSDIDITIKGEHFEDSLVGKLAEEIDDLLLPYSFDISSWSQIDNPDLLAHIERVGIIIYQKPKPAIEAR; encoded by the coding sequence ATGAAATCAAAACCTGATGCCAAGGAACTCGGCTTGCGACCTGAAATTCTTGATCAACTGGATATATTATTCAAATCTTACAAAGAAATTGATGCTGTAATACTTTACGGATCCCGTGCAAAAGGAACGTATCGCCCAGGCTCCGATATTGATATTACCATTAAAGGAGAGCATTTCGAAGACTCCTTGGTTGGTAAGCTTGCAGAAGAAATCGATGATTTACTCCTTCCGTATTCCTTTGACATTTCTTCATGGTCTCAGATTGATAACCCCGATTTATTAGCACATATCGAACGTGTTGGTATTATTATTTACCAAAAACCGAAGCCAGCCATCGAAGCCAGATAG
- a CDS encoding nucleotidyltransferase substrate binding protein, producing the protein MEVQQDIRWIQRLSNYSRALDQLDAAVSLANQRTLSSLEQFGVVHCFECSHELGWNVLRDYLKDQGTQQLYGSKDTVREAFAVGLIEDGETWMEMIRDRNLSSHTYNIAVANAIVGRVINTYIHAFKKLQKTCEGLAHEIKT; encoded by the coding sequence ATGGAAGTACAGCAAGATATCCGTTGGATTCAGCGTCTATCTAATTACTCTCGGGCTCTCGATCAATTAGATGCGGCCGTCTCGTTGGCAAACCAAAGGACCTTAAGTTCATTGGAACAATTCGGAGTTGTTCACTGTTTTGAATGCTCCCATGAATTGGGTTGGAATGTACTTCGCGATTATCTCAAAGATCAAGGCACACAACAACTCTATGGTTCAAAAGACACTGTTCGAGAAGCTTTTGCTGTTGGTTTGATTGAAGATGGGGAAACTTGGATGGAGATGATACGGGATCGCAACCTGAGCAGCCACACATACAATATTGCAGTGGCCAATGCAATTGTCGGCCGTGTCATCAATACGTATATTCACGCATTCAAAAAGCTTCAGAAAACTTGCGAAGGCCTTGCTCATGAAATCAAAACCTGA
- a CDS encoding amino acid ABC transporter permease, whose amino-acid sequence MIELFDPYSIPEVLVFLSKGLGMTLFIALISICLSFVFGSVLGIARYLGKGPAAKLAALYIDSVRNIPLLLFILSFRLLLPSVILGIRIPDKAVFSGIVAMTVFTSAMVAEILRGGLNGIPKGQWEAAASQGFSRYKTLRYIIFPQALRKILVPMLGQFVTCLKDTSFLQVVGISELMMNATIIMGKFKYSYQVILLYTLVALAYYGANSAVLTIAKRIKF is encoded by the coding sequence ATGATTGAATTGTTTGATCCCTACAGCATACCCGAAGTACTGGTATTCCTATCCAAAGGGTTGGGGATGACCTTGTTCATTGCACTCATCTCCATTTGCCTCAGTTTCGTGTTTGGTTCAGTCCTCGGGATCGCCCGATACCTTGGCAAGGGGCCGGCAGCCAAGCTTGCCGCTCTATACATCGATTCCGTACGGAATATTCCCCTGCTCTTGTTCATACTCAGCTTTCGGCTGTTGTTGCCATCGGTCATATTGGGTATTCGTATTCCCGATAAGGCAGTATTCTCCGGCATTGTGGCAATGACCGTGTTTACCAGTGCCATGGTTGCCGAAATCCTACGGGGAGGATTGAACGGAATACCCAAAGGACAATGGGAAGCCGCTGCTAGCCAAGGGTTCTCACGGTACAAGACTCTTCGCTACATCATCTTTCCCCAAGCATTGAGAAAGATACTGGTACCCATGCTCGGCCAGTTTGTAACCTGCCTGAAGGATACCTCTTTTCTGCAAGTAGTCGGGATATCGGAACTCATGATGAATGCAACCATCATTATGGGAAAATTCAAGTATTCGTATCAGGTCATTCTGCTCTATACCTTGGTTGCCTTGGCATATTATGGAGCCAATAGTGCAGTACTCACCATAGCCAAGCGAATCAAGTTCTAA
- a CDS encoding amino acid ABC transporter permease has product MFKLWMWERLFTDFSIFLAGFGMTLAVSLLALVLTLLISLIGGILRCSQARIWRKGLWLYMSLFQNTPLVVQIFFFYYVLPRMGLVLSPFAVGCLGLALYTGAFGIAVVEASILAIPKQQSEASMSQGFSYLQTMVHVVIPQAMKIALPSLTNQAVNLIKNSSVLAMIAGGDLMYRSDSWASETAVYGPTFLVTGLLYLSICLPLSRLVKRMEAKVR; this is encoded by the coding sequence GTGTTCAAATTGTGGATGTGGGAACGCCTGTTTACTGACTTTTCCATTTTCTTGGCTGGATTTGGGATGACTCTGGCAGTCTCTTTGCTTGCCCTCGTCCTCACGCTGCTTATCAGCCTGATCGGTGGAATACTTCGCTGTTCACAGGCAAGAATCTGGAGAAAGGGCCTTTGGTTGTACATGAGCCTCTTTCAGAATACTCCCTTGGTAGTGCAGATTTTCTTCTTCTACTACGTACTGCCTCGGATGGGATTAGTCCTATCGCCCTTCGCAGTTGGTTGCCTGGGACTGGCCCTTTACACCGGCGCCTTTGGCATCGCAGTCGTAGAAGCTTCCATACTCGCCATTCCCAAGCAACAATCAGAAGCGTCAATGAGCCAGGGCTTTTCCTACCTACAGACCATGGTGCATGTGGTAATCCCTCAAGCCATGAAAATCGCCCTTCCCTCTCTGACAAACCAAGCAGTGAACCTTATAAAGAACTCCTCGGTCCTTGCCATGATTGCAGGGGGCGATCTCATGTACCGCTCAGATTCCTGGGCAAGCGAGACTGCCGTGTACGGTCCCACCTTTCTGGTGACAGGTTTGCTGTATTTGAGTATTTGCCTTCCCCTGAGCAGGCTGGTGAAGCGAATGGAAGCAAAGGTGAGGTGA
- a CDS encoding transporter substrate-binding domain-containing protein has translation MKNTKCSVVVLLLIAVLSPLFAAGTKESAVSDPLAALKAKGYLSVGCKVDVPSFGYKNINTGEIEGFEIDLAKAVAKRIFGDENAIKLTPVTAKTRGPLLDTGELDMVAATFTVTEERRKSWDFSTIYYVDAVAVMVKKASPYAVFSDLAGKTIGVAQSATTKKSLEAGAAEAGITLKFNEFATYPEIKVALDSGRVDAFSVDFAILNGYMEDSTKLLTERFAKQDYGIAVKKGNTALLEAVNATIADLEATGHMSSMLTAWGLR, from the coding sequence ATGAAGAACACCAAATGCTCTGTTGTTGTCCTGCTGCTCATCGCTGTGCTCTCACCCCTGTTTGCTGCAGGGACGAAAGAGTCTGCCGTATCCGATCCTTTGGCCGCATTGAAGGCAAAAGGGTACCTGAGTGTCGGATGTAAAGTGGATGTTCCCTCCTTTGGATATAAGAACATCAATACCGGAGAAATCGAAGGGTTTGAAATAGACCTCGCAAAGGCAGTTGCAAAACGAATTTTCGGCGATGAGAATGCCATCAAGCTCACCCCAGTCACCGCAAAAACCAGAGGCCCCTTGTTGGACACCGGTGAATTGGATATGGTTGCTGCTACCTTTACCGTAACCGAAGAACGCCGCAAAAGCTGGGACTTCTCCACCATCTACTATGTGGATGCAGTAGCCGTAATGGTCAAGAAAGCATCGCCCTATGCAGTATTCTCCGACCTTGCAGGAAAAACCATCGGTGTAGCACAGAGTGCCACCACCAAGAAGAGCCTGGAAGCCGGTGCTGCAGAAGCTGGCATAACACTTAAGTTCAACGAATTCGCAACCTATCCAGAGATTAAAGTTGCCTTGGACAGTGGGAGGGTGGATGCCTTCAGCGTAGATTTCGCCATCCTGAACGGGTACATGGAAGACTCTACAAAACTGCTTACCGAACGATTTGCCAAACAGGATTACGGCATCGCAGTCAAGAAAGGAAACACTGCATTGCTTGAAGCAGTGAATGCCACTATTGCCGACTTGGAGGCAACCGGTCACATGAGTTCGATGCTTACCGCATGGGGTTTGCGATAA
- a CDS encoding amino acid ABC transporter ATP-binding protein, with the protein MNAPIISLRDVTMRFGSLQVLDSINLDIPHGSKTVIIGPSGGGKSTLLRCINLFERPQQGCVIVDGHELTTKRGRELCKIREGIGMVFQQFNLYPHMTVLDNLCLAPQKLRKESRSSAVDCAMEHLRQVGLEEKADAYPAQLSGGQQQRVAIARALCMRPPVLLFDEPTSALDPEMISEVLEIMQNIAHEKNITMVVVTHEMGFARSIADRVLFLDGGRIVEDGSPAEVFNTPKQERTKQFLSKILKSA; encoded by the coding sequence ATGAATGCACCAATCATCAGCTTACGAGACGTGACCATGCGATTCGGATCCCTGCAAGTACTCGATTCCATCAATCTCGATATCCCCCATGGTTCAAAGACTGTAATCATCGGTCCCTCAGGAGGAGGTAAAAGCACCCTGCTTCGGTGTATCAACCTCTTTGAGCGACCCCAGCAAGGATGCGTAATTGTCGACGGACATGAACTGACAACCAAACGAGGCCGGGAGCTGTGCAAAATCCGGGAAGGAATAGGAATGGTCTTCCAACAATTCAACCTCTACCCCCACATGACAGTACTAGACAACCTGTGCCTTGCTCCCCAGAAACTACGCAAAGAAAGCCGCTCTTCTGCAGTTGATTGTGCAATGGAGCACCTCAGGCAGGTTGGATTGGAAGAGAAAGCCGATGCCTACCCTGCCCAACTCTCAGGAGGCCAGCAGCAGCGTGTCGCCATTGCCCGTGCATTATGCATGCGCCCCCCGGTGCTGTTGTTTGATGAACCAACCAGCGCTCTCGACCCCGAGATGATTAGCGAAGTATTGGAAATCATGCAAAACATAGCCCATGAGAAGAATATAACCATGGTAGTGGTTACCCATGAAATGGGGTTTGCCAGATCCATCGCTGACAGGGTGCTCTTCCTTGACGGTGGACGCATTGTCGAGGACGGAAGCCCTGCCGAGGTGTTCAATACACCAAAGCAAGAGAGAACCAAACAGTTCCTCTCAAAAATTCTGAAAAGTGCCTGA
- a CDS encoding AbrB/MazE/SpoVT family DNA-binding domain-containing protein has protein sequence MDMQVLTVSSKGQIAIPVEMRKRLSITSGTRLVAYASGDVIMLKIVKLPTIEDFDVALSEAQNLAASSGLNEDDVNTIIKSYRQRRRIGK, from the coding sequence ATGGATATGCAAGTTCTAACAGTCTCATCAAAAGGACAAATTGCTATTCCTGTCGAAATGCGCAAGCGTCTTTCTATTACGAGTGGTACTCGTCTAGTGGCATACGCTTCGGGTGACGTTATTATGCTCAAGATAGTAAAACTGCCGACGATAGAGGACTTTGATGTTGCTTTGAGTGAAGCTCAGAATCTTGCTGCTTCATCTGGTCTGAATGAGGATGATGTGAACACAATCATCAAATCGTATCGTCAGCGTAGAAGGATTGGTAAGTGA
- a CDS encoding putative toxin-antitoxin system toxin component, PIN family, which produces MKIVIDTNVFISGIFFGGYPKRIIRAVATQELDACASPQILEEYQEITQEMIARLQGKIDEDALSLFFQNLEMVLPSAHIELCRDPDDDKFLACAKDSGALYICSGDKDLLVLEKFENIQIITAREFCERFLV; this is translated from the coding sequence GTGAAGATTGTCATTGATACCAATGTTTTCATTTCAGGCATTTTCTTTGGAGGCTATCCAAAGAGAATTATCAGAGCGGTGGCTACGCAAGAGTTGGACGCTTGTGCTTCTCCCCAAATACTCGAGGAATATCAGGAAATCACCCAAGAAATGATTGCTAGACTTCAAGGTAAAATTGATGAAGACGCATTATCTTTATTCTTTCAGAATCTGGAGATGGTCTTGCCATCTGCACATATAGAACTGTGCAGAGATCCTGATGATGATAAGTTCCTTGCATGTGCAAAGGACTCAGGAGCTTTATACATTTGTAGTGGTGATAAAGATCTATTAGTCTTGGAGAAATTTGAGAATATTCAAATCATCACAGCAAGGGAATTCTGCGAAAGGTTTCTTGTTTGA